A region from the Coffea eugenioides isolate CCC68of chromosome 9, Ceug_1.0, whole genome shotgun sequence genome encodes:
- the LOC113783797 gene encoding glucan endo-1,3-beta-glucosidase 13-like: MRRNLVWLLLSFIFVECWLVGAIGAMVQEKADAATPFTTPSPPEGNTTFLDGTAWCVALAGVPQMDLQNALDWACGPGKADCSPIQTGGRCFDPDTLVAHASFAFNSYYQQNGNSDIACNFGGTATLTKSNPSDEECSYDTSGSIKSSAPQLSNHKPQITWWKLAMIVLLLYARN; the protein is encoded by the exons ATGAGAAGAAATTTGGTTTGGTTGCTTTTGAGCTTCATTTTTGTGGAATGCTGGTTAG TTGGGGCTATTGGGGCCATGGTCCAAGAGAAAGCAGATGCAGCCACTCCCTTTACAACACCATCACCTCCAGAAGGCAACACAACCTTCCTGGATGGGACAGCTTGGTGCGTAGCTCTTGCTGGGGTGCCTCAAATGGATTTACAGAATGCTTTGGACTGGGCATGTGGGCCGGGTAAGGCTGATTGTAGCCCAATTCAAACtggtggccgatgctttgaccCCGATACACTTGTGGCCCATGCATCTTTCGCTTTCAACAGCTACTACCAACAAAATGGGAATTCTGATATTGCTTGCAATTTTGGAGGAACAGCCACCTTAACCAAAAGTAACCCAA GTGATGAGGAATGCAGCTATGACACATCTGG GTCCATAAAATCCTCAGCCCCACAGTTATCAAACCATAAACCGCAAATTACTTGGTGGAAACTTGCCATGATAGTTCTTCTGTTGTATGCAAGAAATTAA